The Clostridium septicum genome contains a region encoding:
- a CDS encoding cold-shock protein — translation MSSRTGIVKWFNTEKGYGFISCDDGNDVFVHHSQIKEKGPEKDLQESQNVSFDVEEGPKGPMATNVQKM, via the coding sequence ATGTCAAGTAGAACAGGTATTGTTAAATGGTTTAATACTGAAAAAGGATATGGATTTATATCTTGCGATGATGGTAATGATGTATTTGTTCATCATTCTCAAATCAAAGAAAAAGGCCCTGAAAAAGATCTACAAGAAAGTCAAAATGTAAGCTTTGATGTTGAGGAAGGTCCAAAAGGTCCTATGGCTACAAATGTACAAAAAATGTAA
- a CDS encoding MarR family winged helix-turn-helix transcriptional regulator, with translation MNSAFDSFEIAMLIKEIYAKSIKVISDGLKDSGLTHQQIMVIKIIAHNGEVIISDICEEMSLAKGTVSGIVRRLEEAGYVEKVKHEGDKRNTYVRFSAKGREFAKEFRFTINKSFDEIFKNFTDEELLRVKNELKVLKEKIK, from the coding sequence ATGAATAGTGCTTTTGATTCTTTTGAAATTGCAATGTTAATAAAAGAAATATATGCAAAAAGTATAAAGGTAATAAGTGATGGATTAAAAGATAGTGGACTTACACATCAACAAATAATGGTAATAAAAATAATAGCTCATAACGGAGAAGTAATAATTTCAGATATATGTGAAGAGATGTCTTTAGCAAAGGGGACAGTATCTGGAATAGTTAGAAGACTTGAAGAAGCTGGATATGTTGAAAAAGTAAAACATGAGGGAGATAAAAGAAATACTTATGTTAGATTTTCAGCTAAAGGAAGAGAGTTTGCTAAAGAATTTAGATTTACTATAAATAAAAGCTTTGATGAGATATTTAAAAATTTTACAGATGAGGAACTTTTAAGAGTTAAAAATGAACTAAAAGTTTTAAAAGAAAAAATTAAATAA
- a CDS encoding HsmA family protein has protein sequence MDSKLILAIVAITLALVFYTIGVFGERRSKSLNKNHVLIFWLGLICDTTGTVTMSKIAAEGVTEISKSAQVIHGVTGLLAIVLMLFHAVWATWVLYKNDEDKKVAFHKFSIAVWMVWLVPYIVGAIIGMM, from the coding sequence ATGGATTCAAAATTAATTTTAGCAATTGTAGCAATAACTTTAGCCTTAGTATTTTATACAATAGGTGTATTTGGTGAAAGGAGATCAAAAAGCTTAAATAAAAATCATGTATTAATATTTTGGCTTGGATTAATTTGTGATACAACAGGAACAGTTACAATGAGTAAAATAGCGGCAGAAGGAGTAACAGAAATATCAAAAAGTGCTCAAGTAATACATGGAGTTACAGGATTACTTGCTATAGTATTAATGTTATTCCACGCTGTATGGGCAACCTGGGTTTTATATAAGAATGATGAAGATAAGAAGGTTGCTTTTCATAAATTTAGCATAGCAGTTTGGATGGTTTGGTTAGTACCATATATAGTTGGGGCAATAATTGGAATGATGTAA
- the brnQ gene encoding branched-chain amino acid transport system II carrier protein has protein sequence MKNLSKKDLLLVSLMLFSLFFGAGNLIFPPFLGQSAGGSTIVAMLGFFVTAVGFPVLGVVVIAKAGGLYALAKRVNKIFAGIFTVLIYLSIGPGLGIPRAGSLPFEMAVAPYLPSSISKVFALFMFTLVFFTVAYWLSLSPSKLVDRMGKVLTPTLLVLVALIFIAAIFKPLGGYGEATGEYMTSPLIKGFLEGYLTMDTIAALNFGIVISLAIKSRGIDDEKVVISTSVKAGLIAGFLLILIYSMLAHLGATSGARFGATENGAQTLTNVMTYIFGKPGAVLLAVVFTLACLTTCVGLITSCSQYFTTLTNKVKYKTWVTILSLSSMILANMGLTKILSISVPVLNAIYPVAIMLIVLGTIHNFFRGSTIVYFTTILFTAVVSVVDALEQVGITMGVVNKLFDKLPFYSQGLGWMIPALVGLLLGIVLKEVKGKVGENKNIQTTNNYY, from the coding sequence ATGAAAAATTTATCAAAGAAAGATTTATTACTTGTAAGTTTAATGCTTTTTTCATTATTTTTTGGAGCCGGTAATTTGATTTTTCCACCATTTTTGGGGCAATCAGCAGGAGGTTCAACTATTGTAGCAATGCTAGGTTTTTTTGTAACTGCAGTAGGATTCCCTGTGTTAGGAGTAGTAGTAATAGCTAAAGCAGGAGGATTATATGCTTTAGCAAAAAGAGTAAATAAAATATTTGCTGGTATATTTACAGTATTAATATATTTATCTATAGGACCAGGATTAGGTATTCCAAGAGCAGGAAGCTTACCTTTTGAAATGGCAGTTGCACCTTATTTGCCAAGTAGTATATCAAAGGTATTCGCTTTGTTTATGTTTACATTAGTATTCTTTACTGTTGCATATTGGCTTTCATTATCTCCAAGTAAATTGGTAGATAGAATGGGGAAAGTTTTAACCCCAACATTACTTGTTTTAGTTGCATTAATTTTTATAGCGGCTATTTTTAAACCATTAGGAGGATATGGAGAGGCAACAGGAGAATATATGACATCTCCGCTTATCAAGGGCTTCCTAGAGGGATATTTAACTATGGACACAATTGCAGCTTTAAACTTTGGAATAGTAATTAGTTTAGCTATAAAATCTAGAGGAATTGATGATGAAAAGGTAGTTATTTCAACATCAGTAAAGGCAGGACTTATAGCAGGGTTTTTATTAATATTAATATATTCAATGTTGGCGCATTTAGGGGCAACAAGTGGAGCTAGATTTGGAGCTACTGAAAATGGAGCACAAACATTAACAAATGTAATGACATATATTTTTGGAAAGCCAGGAGCAGTGTTACTTGCAGTAGTATTTACATTAGCTTGTTTAACAACTTGTGTAGGTCTAATAACATCTTGCAGTCAATACTTTACAACTTTAACTAATAAGGTGAAATATAAGACTTGGGTAACTATATTATCATTATCAAGTATGATTCTTGCTAATATGGGATTAACAAAAATTTTATCAATATCAGTACCAGTTTTAAATGCTATTTATCCAGTGGCAATAATGTTAATAGTACTAGGAACTATTCATAATTTCTTTAGAGGAAGTACAATTGTATATTTTACAACAATATTATTTACAGCAGTAGTAAGTGTTGTAGATGCTTTAGAGCAAGTGGGAATAACTATGGGAGTAGTAAATAAATTATTTGATAAATTACCTTTTTACTCACAAGGATTAGGATGGATGATTCCAGCGTTAGTGGGCTTGTTACTAGGAATTGTTTTAAAAGAAGTTAAAGGGAAAGTTGGAGAAAATAAAAATATTCAAACAACTAATAATTATTATTGA
- a CDS encoding FAD-binding oxidoreductase gives MDTLKNVYENSFNSIDEIMKKYGNTNLTQEDYPKEWKGFRELVLVDRVQECEDIVSFYFKSKDGKKLINHKPGQYLPIKIKTNDPKYKEEIRTYSLSMKPNEHIYRISVKKVLGGLISTYLHENLKVGDIVNAMMPTGIFTLKDADKDRNIVLISAGIGITPVLSMLYEGVNTFENIYFIQAVQNSKIQPFGYDVEKIREGSSLKSYVFYSNPLDEDIQGKDYDFTGYINKEWIKDNLPLDAEFYFCGPPPFMKILNKSLKELGVKKENINFEFFGKPEDME, from the coding sequence ATGGATACTTTAAAAAATGTTTATGAAAATAGTTTTAATAGTATAGATGAAATTATGAAGAAATATGGAAATACTAATTTAACTCAAGAAGATTATCCTAAGGAGTGGAAGGGATTTAGAGAATTAGTATTAGTAGATAGGGTACAAGAATGTGAAGATATAGTATCTTTTTACTTTAAATCTAAAGACGGGAAAAAATTAATAAATCATAAGCCAGGTCAATATTTACCAATAAAAATAAAAACAAATGATCCTAAGTACAAAGAAGAAATAAGGACATATAGTTTATCAATGAAACCTAATGAACATATTTATAGAATAAGTGTAAAAAAGGTTCTAGGTGGTTTAATAAGTACTTATTTACATGAGAATCTAAAAGTTGGAGATATAGTTAATGCTATGATGCCAACAGGAATATTTACATTAAAAGATGCAGATAAAGATAGAAATATAGTTTTAATATCAGCTGGTATTGGTATTACTCCAGTACTTTCAATGCTATATGAAGGTGTAAATACTTTTGAAAATATATACTTTATTCAGGCAGTTCAAAACTCAAAAATTCAACCATTTGGTTATGATGTTGAAAAAATAAGAGAAGGAAGTAGTTTGAAAAGCTATGTTTTTTATAGCAATCCTCTAGATGAAGATATTCAAGGTAAAGATTATGATTTTACTGGATATATAAATAAAGAGTGGATAAAAGATAATCTTCCATTAGATGCTGAGTTTTATTTCTGTGGACCACCACCATTTATGAAAATTTTAAATAAGTCATTAAAAGAGTTAGGTGTTAAAAAGGAAAATATAAACTTTGAGTTCTTTGGAAAACCAGAAGATATGGAATAA